In Aeromicrobium sp. A1-2, the DNA window CCACGGACAGGCCCACGGTCAGCAGCAGGCCCACCGCAACGAGGTACCAGCGGCGTAGCAGGCTCTCGCTCAAGTCGCGTAGGTACATGCCGCCTGCTCCTGCCCTGTCAATGAGGTCATTCTACGTTCGATCCTTGGTCGTGGTGGCGGATATCGAAGCAACATTCTCAGCCTGAAGGGCTGCGTTCTCCCCGTCACACCTGCGATAATCGACCAGTGCTCGGGAGGCGAGATGACAGTTGACGAGGTGCTCAGGACCCTCTGGCGTCGTCGCGTCCTGAGCATGGTCGGGCTCGTCACGACCGCGGCAGCGCTGACCTTGGTGTGGTCCCACCAGGGCGTCTACTCGAGCCAGGCCAATGTCGTCTTCCTGGCCCCGTCGACCGTCGAGAAGCCCAACTCTCTGGTTTCCACGACGACTGGCCTGATCTCGATGGCCGGCTACGTCGAGCGGATCGTCAACGCCGGCGTCGAGAAGCCCGCGACCACGTCGAACGTGACGTTGGTGGGTCGCGGAGTCCGCGACGGTTACTCGGTCGAGCTCCCCGATGCAGGCGGCCAGTGGTCGCACAACTTCGAGCAGGCACTGCTCAACGTGCAGGTGACCGGGCCCACCGAGAACGTCGTGCGTGCCCGGCTGTCCCGCCTGTTGCGGTCGATCCGCACGACGACCCAGGACCTGCAGACCGCTGCTCACGTCCCCGCCTCGCGAACGATCCAGACCGAGGTCACGCCGGCCGCCCCCCGTGTCATCCACGCGACCGGGAGCCGGATGCGGGCACTCGCGGCGACGCTGCTGCTGGGTGTGGGACTGACCGCAGGCGCGGTCGTGTCGTTCGATCAGCTGGCAGCCCGACGAAGGCAGGCCGCGGAGCGACTGCCGGGAGGGCCTGCACGTCCGGTACTGCCTTGAGATCAGGGCCGGACGCGTAAGGCGCCGAGGGACGGAGCCGCTCACGCATCACCAGGGCCAGGAAGGCCGAGTTGGTCGTGAGGTAGCGCCGCCACAACCGGCGGGGCTCCTGCATGACGCGGTAGAGCCATTCCATCCCGCATCGCTGCCAGGCTGCGGGCGCCCGCTTGGTGACGCCCGCGAGCACATCGAACGATCCGCCGACCCCGTGCAGGATCGGCACGCCCAGGGTGTCGCCGTGGGTAGCCAGGAAGATCTCCTTCTTGGGTGAGGACATGCCCAGGAACAGCATGTCGGCACCGGAGGCGGCGATGTCCGCCGCGACCTGCTCGGAGTCGTCGTCGGTGAAGTAGCCGTCCCGGCTGCCCGCGATCCGCACCCCGGGCCACTGGTTCGCGATGCATTGCTCGACGGCCCGGAGCACTCCGGGGCGGGCTCCCAGCAGGTAGACGCTGCGGCGGTCCCGGTCGGCCACACCGAGGAACAGCTCGAACAGATCGATGCCC includes these proteins:
- a CDS encoding WecB/TagA/CpsF family glycosyltransferase, with amino-acid sequence MNALVHAGTRRQLFGLQIDAMTAAEVVSLTETSLLSRRRLLVGVVNAAKVVHLRSDPILRESLLGCDVLLADGQSVVWASRLLGQRLPERVAGIDLFELFLGVADRDRRSVYLLGARPGVLRAVEQCIANQWPGVRIAGSRDGYFTDDDSEQVAADIAASGADMLFLGMSSPKKEIFLATHGDTLGVPILHGVGGSFDVLAGVTKRAPAAWQRCGMEWLYRVMQEPRRLWRRYLTTNSAFLALVMRERLRPSAPYASGPDLKAVPDVQALPAVAPRPAFVGLPADRTTRPRLRSVPHPAAASPRVPASGSRSRG